GCGTGTGGATCGAACCCGCCACCGAGCACCAGCGTCACCTTGTCGCGGCCGACGAGCGCGAGCTCGCCGAGTGCCGCTCCGAGTGCCAGCGGCGCATTGCGAGCCGCATCGCGCTCGAGCTTCGCAACGTCGAGCTCCGCGATCGCCGAGTCCAGCAGGGCTGCAAGCGGAACGCCGAGCAAGGCGGCCGGGACGATTCCGAAGCACGATAGCGCCGAGTAGCGCCCCCCGATGTCGGCGGGATTTTCGAAGGTGTGGCGATAGCCACGGGTTGCAGCGAGCTGGCCGAGCGAAGTACCGGGATCGGTGATCGCGACGAATGCGCGACCCGCCTGGTCCCCGCGCGCCGCCTGCATCCACTCGAAGGCACGCTTCTCGAACGAAGCGACTTCGAGCGTGCCGCCCGACTTGGAAGCCACCAGCACCAGCGTGCGGCGCGGGTCATGGGCCGCGAAGGCAGCGGCGACCGCAGTCGGGGAAGTGTTGTCGAGCACCGCGACTTCGAGCCGCCCGGCGGCGACGCCGAACACCTGGCGCAGCACCTCGGGCGCGAGGCTCGAGCCGCCCATGCCCAGCAACAGCGCGTGCGTGAAACCTTCGGACGCCACGGCGTTCGCGAATGCTTCGAACTCGGAGACGCGCGCCCGCATGGAGCCCGGTGATTCGATCCAGCCGAGACGATTGCGAGCGACCGCGATGTGGGCGGGTTCCGTGCTCCAGATCGTGGCGTCGCGACCCGCGAGCCGACCGGCGAGGTCCTCGGCCGTGAATCGCACCAGCCGCGCGCTGACTGCGTGCTGGTGTACGCCGAGGGCGGTGCGCAGGGCGGCGCTCACGCGGCCATCTCGCGGCGGCGTTGTGCGATTGCCGAGAGCAACGCGTCGAACGACTTCTCGAACGACGCAACGCCTTCGGGCTCCAGCTCGTCGAGCAGGCGTGCGAGCGGGATGCCGAGCGCCGGCAGGCGTTCGAACAGGCGCCGTGCGGCGTCGACGTCGCGTTCGATGCGCGCCTCTGCGACTCCGTGATCGTTGAACGCCGCGAGCGTCTGAGGCGGCATGGTGTTGACGGTATCGGGCCCGATCAGCTCCTCGACGTAGAGCACGTCTCGATAGCTCTTGTTCTTGGTGCTGGTCGATGCCCACAGCGGTCGCTGAACGTGCGCGCCCTGCGCTGCGAGGGCCTGCCAGCGCGCACTGCCGAACACTACGCGGAAGCGTGCATAGGCGAGGCGTGCATTCGCGACCGCGGCGCGTCCCGGCAGGGTTTCCAGTTCGGCGCGTTCGGTCGCACCCGGCGGCAGCGCCGCGAGCGTCGTTTCGATCGCCTTGTCGACCTTGGCGTCGACGCGCGAAACGAAGAACGAGGCCACCGATCGAATGTCGCCCGGTGCGCCACCGCGTGCCACGCGGTCTTCGAGGCCGCCGAGGAACGCCTCGATGACTTGCTCGTAGCGCGCGAGCGTGAAGATCAGCGTCACGTTGACCGAGATGCCGAGGCCCAGCAGCGCGCGGATGGCGGGGAGTCCCGCCACGGTCGCGGGCACCTTGATCATCACGTTGTCGCGCGCCACCGCGGCGTGAAGTCGCTGCCCTTCCTCGATCGAGCCCGCCGTGTCGTGCGAAAGGCGTGGGCTGACCTCGAGACTCACCCGACCGTCGCGTCCGGCGGTGCTCCGATAGAGGGGCAGCAGCCGATCGCACGCGAGCTGAATGTCCTCGATCGCGAGTCGCTCGTAGAGCGCCAGGTCGTCGAGTCCGGCTGCGATGCCCGACTGGAGCGCGGCGTCGTAGTCGTGGCTGTCGGCAATCGCCTGCTGAAAGATGGTGGGGTTCGAGGTCACGCCGACCACGCCGTTGTCCCTCACCAGCCGATCGAATTCGCCGGAGTGCAGATGGCCCCTGCGGATGAAGTCCAGCCACACGCTCTGCCCCAGCGCCAGCAGCTGCTCGGCACGGCTTTTCATGGGTTCTCCGGAGGGGGAAGGGGGCGAGGCGTTCGGCCGACTGTTTCGCGGCTGAAGAATCGCGCGGACCGGGCGGAACGCGCAAGTCGGATTGGAGCGCCCGGGCCGATCCGCTAAGATTGCCGCGTTTCATTTACACCCCCGCGACTTCTCGCACCGGACGCTGTTTCATCCGGGACGTCGGCGCTGATGCTCCTCACCGAGACGAGAGACCCCCCGATGACGACGCACGCGAAGCTCCAGGCCTGGGTTGATGAGATGTCCGCGCTCTGTCAGCCCGACGCAGTCCACTGGTGCGACGGCTCCCCGTCGGAATACCAGTCGATGCTGCAGCGCCTGGTGCAGGCCGGGACCGCGCAGTGGCTGAATCCCGCCCGGCGCCCGAACAGTGTGTTCGTACGCTCGGATCCCGCCGACGTCGCGCGCGTGGAGGAGTTCACGTTCATCTGCTCGCGCCGCGCCGAGGATGCGGGTCCGACCAACCACTGGCGCGAACCGTCCGAGATGAAGGCGACGCTGACGCCACTG
The window above is part of the Candidatus Eisenbacteria bacterium genome. Proteins encoded here:
- a CDS encoding transaldolase; the protein is MSAALRTALGVHQHAVSARLVRFTAEDLAGRLAGRDATIWSTEPAHIAVARNRLGWIESPGSMRARVSEFEAFANAVASEGFTHALLLGMGGSSLAPEVLRQVFGVAAGRLEVAVLDNTSPTAVAAAFAAHDPRRTLVLVASKSGGTLEVASFEKRAFEWMQAARGDQAGRAFVAITDPGTSLGQLAATRGYRHTFENPADIGGRYSALSCFGIVPAALLGVPLAALLDSAIAELDVAKLERDAARNAPLALGAALGELALVGRDKVTLVLGGGFDPHA
- the tal gene encoding transaldolase, with the protein product MKSRAEQLLALGQSVWLDFIRRGHLHSGEFDRLVRDNGVVGVTSNPTIFQQAIADSHDYDAALQSGIAAGLDDLALYERLAIEDIQLACDRLLPLYRSTAGRDGRVSLEVSPRLSHDTAGSIEEGQRLHAAVARDNVMIKVPATVAGLPAIRALLGLGISVNVTLIFTLARYEQVIEAFLGGLEDRVARGGAPGDIRSVASFFVSRVDAKVDKAIETTLAALPPGATERAELETLPGRAAVANARLAYARFRVVFGSARWQALAAQGAHVQRPLWASTSTKNKSYRDVLYVEELIGPDTVNTMPPQTLAAFNDHGVAEARIERDVDAARRLFERLPALGIPLARLLDELEPEGVASFEKSFDALLSAIAQRRREMAA